In Streptomyces sp. NBC_00704, a genomic segment contains:
- the meaB gene encoding methylmalonyl Co-A mutase-associated GTPase MeaB produces the protein MAIDLDTYVKGVLDGKRAIVARAITLVESTRPQHRALAQELLTGLLPHSGRARRIGVSGVPGVGKSTFIDAFGTLLTSLGHRVAVLAVDPSSSRTGGSILGDKTRMERLAVDPAAFVRPSPTAGTLGGVAKATRESIVVMEAAGFDVVLVETVGVGQSETAVADMVDSFLLLTLARTGDQLQGIKKGVLELADVIAVNKADGPHERDARAAARELAGALRLMHGRDAVWSPPVLSCSARESAGLDTVWERLEQHRTLLDSTGRLAAKRREQQVDWTWSMVRDELLGRLHADPSVRALAPVLEQRVRDGELTATLAAERILEAFGALGDRRAAGEPR, from the coding sequence ATGGCCATCGACCTCGACACGTATGTGAAGGGTGTGCTCGACGGGAAGCGCGCGATCGTCGCGCGCGCCATCACCCTCGTCGAGTCCACCCGGCCCCAGCACCGGGCGCTGGCGCAGGAGTTGCTGACCGGGCTGCTCCCGCACAGCGGCCGGGCCCGCAGGATCGGCGTCAGCGGGGTGCCGGGCGTCGGCAAGTCGACGTTCATCGACGCGTTCGGCACCCTGCTGACGTCGCTCGGGCACCGGGTGGCGGTGCTCGCGGTGGATCCGTCGTCGAGCCGCACGGGCGGTTCGATCCTGGGCGACAAGACCCGGATGGAGCGTCTGGCCGTCGACCCGGCCGCGTTCGTACGCCCCTCCCCCACCGCGGGCACCCTCGGCGGGGTCGCCAAGGCGACACGCGAGTCGATCGTGGTGATGGAGGCGGCCGGTTTCGACGTCGTCCTCGTCGAGACGGTCGGGGTCGGGCAGTCCGAGACGGCGGTGGCGGACATGGTGGACTCCTTCCTGCTGCTGACCCTCGCCCGCACCGGCGACCAGTTGCAGGGCATCAAGAAGGGCGTCCTGGAACTGGCCGACGTGATCGCCGTCAACAAGGCGGACGGCCCGCACGAGCGTGACGCGCGCGCCGCCGCACGGGAGTTGGCGGGCGCGCTGCGTCTGATGCACGGCAGGGACGCCGTGTGGTCGCCGCCCGTGCTGAGTTGCAGCGCCCGGGAGTCCGCGGGCCTGGACACCGTGTGGGAACGCCTGGAGCAGCACCGCACGCTGCTGGACTCCACCGGCCGGCTGGCCGCCAAACGGCGCGAGCAGCAGGTCGACTGGACCTGGAGCATGGTGCGCGACGAACTCCTCGGCCGGCTGCACGCCGACCCTTCGGTGCGGGCCCTCGCACCGGTCCTCGAACAGCGGGTCAGGGACGGGGAGCTGACGGCGACGCTGGCCGCCGAACGCATCCTGGAGGCCTTCGGCGCCCTCGGCGACCGGCGTGCGGCCGGGGAGCCGCGGTGA